The sequence GATATTCTGGGTCTACTCTGTAGTTTCCAAGTTTTATAAATTTCCAGCTTGAGAGAGATTTATTTCCATCTCTTTCATTTTTGTTCCCATCCCATATAGCAAATGCTATAGGAACAAGTCCTGCTGCTAAGTTTGAGTTTTCTGTCTTAAGTGGTCTTTTGAATACAGCTGTCCATTGTTTTGTATCCTTGTTGTATTTCATCTCAATTTCAGCAGGTTCTTTTATCTCTGTAAGTGAACCAAATCCTTCTGAGATAAATACTTTTTGATAATCTCTTCCTGCTACATCTTTTTGGAGATAAACAGTTACAGGATGGTTTTCATCTCCCATTCCAATATATGGAAGTGTGGTTCCTTTCCCAAATTTGTTTGGAAATTCAATACTTACACCATCTGCAAACTGGTTAGTAGTTAGTGTTGGCTGGACAGATGGAGTTTCATCTTTCCACTGAACGTAAACAGCTATGTTATTTTTGTTGTATGCAACTTTTACTGTTGCTTTTACTACATCTTTTTTAGGTATAAGTTCATTCGCCTTTTTATCATTAAGTCTTACAGATATTTGTGGATAAAGTGCAATCTCTTTTCCTGGAATTGAATTCCAGAAATTTGCAGATGGGTCTGCAGGAATAGTTCCATTTACAGCTTTAGCATTTATTACTT comes from Persephonella sp. and encodes:
- a CDS encoding ethylbenzene dehydrogenase-related protein, which codes for MKRGIKFAALGLSALILSNVAGATEEDFMKEEVINAKAVNGTIPADPSANFWNSIPGKEIALYPQISVRLNDKKANELIPKKDVVKATVKVAYNKNNIAVYVQWKDETPSVQPTLTTNQFADGVSIEFPNKFGKGTTLPYIGMGDENHPVTVYLQKDVAGRDYQKVFISEGFGSLTEIKEPAEIEMKYNKDTKQWTAVFKRPLKTENSNLAAGLVPIAFAIWDGNKNERDGNKSLSSWKFIKLGNYRVDPEYLKYVSWGYPGEKLGDPKRGKELMLKNGCTGCHRFDDQNTAVPGMAPNLSDIGAIALPVYLKESIVDPSAIVIRNLNPNRHYDKNQKPDKFKAYPNNSMYQWYIVVNGKKQSKMPPFSHLSEQDIKDIVAYLSTLKNWKNFK